In Kordia antarctica, the following proteins share a genomic window:
- a CDS encoding ATP-dependent DNA helicase: protein MDATTFYKLLKSKFPHEVTLKQDVVLHKLSEFIYGDDKDALFLLKGYAGTGKTTTIGTLVTHLWNTKKKSVLLAPTGRAAKVISNYSKQQAHTIHRKIYFPKKDKGGGVSFVLQPNKHRDTIFIVDEASMIPDSPSDSKLFENGSLLDDLIMYVYSGHNCKLILIGDTAQLPPVKLDLSPALDERTLELNYDKNVTVIELDEVVRQDADSGILVNATNLREQLRDEFYAEFKFQLSNFPDIVRLIDGYEIQDAISDSYSDDGKEDMAIIVRSNKRANIYNQQIRNRILFNENELSAGDYLMVVKNNYFWLPPTSEAGFIANGDIIEVLEIFSIKELYGFRFAEVNVRMVDYPNQIPLETVLLLDTINAETPALPYEDGNRLYQEVMNDYADETSKYKKFLKVKGNKFFNALQVKFSYAITCHKSQGGQWKTVFIEQPYLPNGVGKEYMRWLYTAMTRAEEKLYLIGFSDEFFVE, encoded by the coding sequence ATGGATGCAACTACGTTTTACAAGTTATTGAAAAGTAAATTTCCACACGAAGTTACGCTCAAACAAGATGTAGTTTTACATAAACTTTCCGAATTTATTTATGGCGATGATAAAGATGCGTTGTTTCTTTTAAAAGGATATGCCGGAACAGGAAAAACAACAACTATTGGTACATTAGTTACGCATTTATGGAATACCAAAAAGAAATCGGTATTATTAGCGCCAACAGGTCGCGCGGCAAAAGTAATCAGTAATTACTCCAAACAACAAGCACACACAATTCATCGAAAAATATACTTTCCTAAAAAAGATAAAGGCGGCGGCGTAAGTTTTGTGTTGCAACCAAACAAACATCGGGACACGATATTTATTGTAGATGAAGCTTCTATGATTCCCGATTCGCCAAGCGATTCCAAACTATTTGAAAATGGTTCGTTGTTAGATGATCTAATAATGTACGTCTACTCAGGTCATAATTGTAAATTAATTTTAATTGGAGATACCGCACAGTTGCCGCCTGTAAAACTAGATTTAAGTCCAGCGTTGGACGAACGTACATTAGAACTAAATTACGATAAAAACGTTACTGTCATTGAGTTAGATGAAGTTGTGCGTCAAGATGCAGATTCTGGAATTTTAGTAAACGCGACAAACTTGCGTGAACAATTACGTGACGAATTTTACGCTGAGTTTAAATTTCAACTCTCCAATTTTCCAGATATTGTTCGGTTAATTGATGGCTATGAAATTCAAGATGCGATTAGCGATTCGTATTCCGATGACGGAAAAGAAGACATGGCAATTATTGTACGATCTAACAAAAGAGCCAACATTTACAATCAGCAAATTCGAAATCGCATCTTATTTAATGAAAATGAATTGTCTGCGGGCGATTATTTAATGGTTGTTAAAAACAATTATTTCTGGTTGCCACCAACTTCCGAAGCAGGATTTATTGCAAATGGCGATATTATTGAAGTATTAGAGATTTTTTCGATTAAAGAATTATATGGTTTTCGCTTTGCAGAAGTAAACGTACGAATGGTCGATTATCCAAATCAAATACCACTAGAAACGGTTTTGCTATTGGATACAATTAATGCAGAAACACCAGCATTACCGTATGAAGATGGAAACCGATTGTATCAAGAAGTCATGAACGATTACGCAGATGAAACTTCGAAATATAAAAAATTTCTAAAAGTAAAAGGCAACAAATTTTTCAATGCATTACAAGTAAAATTTAGTTACGCCATAACCTGTCACAAATCGCAAGGTGGACAATGGAAAACAGTATTCATTGAGCAACCATATTTACCAAACGGCGTTGGAAAAGAATATATGCGATGGTTGTACACAGCAATGACACGTGCCGAAGAAAAATTATATCTCATCGGTTTTTCTGATGAATTCTTTGTAGAATAA
- the kdsB gene encoding 3-deoxy-manno-octulosonate cytidylyltransferase — MIPARYAASRFPGKLMQDLNGKTVITRTYEATVATGLFEEVYVVTDSDVIREEIISNGGKVIMSQKQHESGSDRIAEAVQNVEVDIVINVQGDEPFTEKESLEKVINVFYKDPNKEIDLASLMVQIKDWDEIKNPNTVKVIVDQRNFALYFSRSPIPYPRDENAGAKYYKHKGIYAFRKQALLDFYELPMKSLEATEKIECIRYLEFGKKIKMVETTIEGVEIDTPEDLERAKKQWK, encoded by the coding sequence ATGATTCCGGCTCGATATGCAGCTTCTCGATTTCCTGGGAAGCTCATGCAAGACTTGAACGGAAAAACCGTCATTACCCGAACGTATGAAGCAACTGTAGCTACCGGACTTTTTGAAGAAGTATACGTAGTAACGGATAGTGACGTAATTCGTGAAGAAATCATCAGCAATGGCGGAAAAGTCATCATGAGTCAAAAACAGCACGAATCTGGAAGCGATCGTATTGCGGAAGCTGTACAAAATGTGGAAGTTGATATTGTAATCAATGTGCAAGGCGATGAACCTTTTACCGAAAAAGAAAGTCTGGAAAAAGTAATCAATGTTTTTTATAAAGATCCAAACAAAGAAATAGATTTGGCTTCATTAATGGTGCAAATCAAAGATTGGGACGAAATCAAAAATCCGAATACGGTGAAAGTCATTGTAGATCAACGAAACTTTGCATTATACTTTTCACGTTCACCAATTCCATATCCTAGAGACGAAAATGCAGGCGCGAAATATTATAAACACAAAGGCATTTATGCGTTTCGCAAACAAGCATTGCTAGATTTTTATGAATTGCCAATGAAATCCTTGGAAGCTACTGAAAAAATTGAATGCATTCGCTATTTAGAATTTGGGAAGAAAATAAAAATGGTAGAAACTACGATAGAAGGCGTAGAAATTGATACACCAGAAGATTTAGAACGCGCAAAGAAACAATGGAAATAA
- a CDS encoding HAD family hydrolase yields MEINYDTIKVIAFDADDTLWVNETYFRDVEHKFAQLLSAYETENTIDQELFKLEMKNLPIYGYGIKGFVLSMVESAIELSNGKISNKVLSEIIELGKEMIEMPVELLDGIEEVLEQLSKKYRLLVLTKGDLLDQERKLEKSGLTKYFHHVEVMSDKKEKNYTDLLQHLEIDVNEFLMIGNSLKSDVLPIVNIGGKAIHVPFHTTWQHETVLPNEESDEYIVVKNIVEVLNYL; encoded by the coding sequence ATGGAAATAAACTACGATACAATAAAAGTGATTGCTTTTGATGCCGATGATACACTTTGGGTAAACGAAACCTATTTCAGAGATGTAGAACATAAATTTGCGCAATTGTTATCCGCATACGAAACCGAAAACACGATTGATCAAGAATTATTCAAGTTGGAAATGAAAAATCTTCCGATTTACGGATACGGAATTAAAGGTTTTGTGTTGTCTATGGTTGAAAGTGCTATTGAACTTTCCAACGGGAAAATTTCAAACAAAGTACTTTCCGAAATCATCGAATTAGGCAAAGAAATGATTGAAATGCCAGTAGAATTATTGGATGGAATTGAAGAAGTATTAGAACAATTAAGCAAAAAGTACAGATTATTAGTCTTAACGAAAGGCGATTTGCTCGACCAAGAACGCAAGCTTGAAAAATCTGGCTTGACCAAATATTTTCATCATGTAGAAGTGATGAGCGATAAAAAAGAAAAAAATTACACAGATTTGTTACAGCATTTAGAAATAGATGTAAACGAATTTTTAATGATTGGCAACTCACTAAAATCAGACGTTTTGCCAATTGTAAACATAGGAGGAAAGGCGATTCATGTACCATTTCACACGACTTGGCAACATGAAACAGTTTTACCAAATGAAGAATCTGACGAATATATTGTTGTAAAAAATATTGTTGAAGTGTTAAACTATTTGTAG
- a CDS encoding CatA-like O-acetyltransferase, which translates to MKKLNVHTWNRRKHFEFFNTFQDPFFAVAAPMNVTKAHEFAKASGNSFFAVYLHDCMKAINEVEAFRYRIENDTEVVIHEAIHASATIMRPDKTFGFSFIDYDVNFEKFRKNIEAEKERIINSDDLFPPKNSEDCIYVSALPWASFTGHKEPFHGRKESVPRIAFSKMEVEKTKKKMTVSISVNHALMDGYHVGQFTEKFQEYLLKH; encoded by the coding sequence GTGAAGAAGTTAAATGTACACACATGGAATCGTAGAAAACATTTTGAGTTTTTCAATACGTTTCAAGATCCATTTTTTGCAGTTGCTGCGCCAATGAATGTAACGAAAGCACATGAATTTGCAAAAGCTTCTGGAAACAGCTTTTTTGCAGTCTATTTGCACGATTGTATGAAAGCAATCAATGAAGTGGAAGCGTTTCGATATCGGATTGAAAATGATACTGAAGTTGTGATTCATGAGGCAATTCACGCGTCAGCGACGATTATGCGACCTGACAAAACATTTGGTTTTTCGTTCATTGATTATGATGTGAATTTTGAAAAATTTAGGAAAAACATAGAAGCTGAAAAAGAACGAATTATCAATTCAGACGACTTGTTTCCGCCAAAAAATAGTGAAGATTGTATCTATGTTTCAGCGTTGCCTTGGGCAAGTTTTACAGGACATAAAGAGCCGTTTCACGGAAGAAAAGAATCGGTTCCAAGAATAGCTTTCAGTAAAATGGAAGTAGAGAAAACAAAGAAAAAAATGACGGTTTCAATATCGGTAAATCACGCATTGATGGATGGCTATCATGTAGGACAGTTTACCGAAAAGTTTCAAGAATATTTGTTGAAACACTAA
- a CDS encoding iron-containing alcohol dehydrogenase family protein yields the protein MQYRNFPMVPRVIFGRGSFNQIQEILTPKRVNTKAPFIFLVDEVFQDNPWLIDRIPLRFLDQIIFVSAEEEPKTSQVDALVEELKSRFTQNPSGIIGIGGGTLLDMAKAVAIMLTNEGSAADYQGWDLVSNEAVYHVGIPTISGTGAEVSRTTVLTGPEKKLGINSDFTPFDQVMLDPELTRGLPQNQWFYTGMDCYIHCIESLTGTYLNAFSQSYGEKALELCRNVFLEKNVRDEDSEDKLMMASWHGGMSIAYSQVGVAHAMSYGLSYLLGTKHGIGNCIVFNHLEEFYPQGVSEFKKMVRKHDIEIPTGICKDLTDKEFDKMIDIALMLVPLWENALGKNWQEIITREKLKNMYKKM from the coding sequence ATGCAGTATAGAAACTTTCCAATGGTTCCCAGAGTAATTTTCGGAAGAGGAAGTTTTAACCAGATACAAGAAATTTTGACGCCAAAACGTGTAAACACAAAAGCGCCATTTATCTTTTTGGTTGATGAGGTTTTTCAAGACAATCCTTGGCTAATAGACAGAATTCCACTTCGTTTTTTAGATCAAATTATATTTGTATCAGCAGAAGAAGAACCCAAAACGTCGCAAGTAGATGCTTTGGTGGAAGAATTGAAATCGCGTTTTACACAAAATCCGTCAGGAATTATCGGAATTGGTGGCGGAACGTTGCTCGATATGGCTAAAGCTGTCGCAATAATGTTGACCAATGAAGGAAGCGCTGCCGATTATCAAGGTTGGGATTTGGTGAGTAATGAAGCCGTATATCATGTTGGAATTCCGACAATATCAGGAACTGGTGCGGAAGTTTCGCGAACTACGGTTTTAACTGGTCCAGAAAAAAAACTCGGAATCAACTCAGATTTCACACCTTTTGATCAAGTAATGTTAGATCCTGAATTGACGCGTGGTTTGCCGCAAAATCAATGGTTTTACACTGGAATGGATTGTTATATTCATTGTATAGAATCGCTCACAGGAACCTATTTGAATGCGTTTAGTCAGAGTTATGGCGAAAAAGCACTCGAATTATGTAGAAACGTTTTCTTAGAAAAAAATGTACGTGATGAAGATTCAGAAGATAAATTAATGATGGCTTCTTGGCATGGAGGAATGAGCATTGCATATTCGCAAGTTGGAGTCGCACACGCTATGAGTTACGGACTTTCGTACTTATTAGGAACAAAACATGGAATTGGTAATTGTATAGTATTCAATCATTTAGAAGAATTTTATCCGCAAGGAGTTTCTGAATTCAAAAAAATGGTTCGTAAACATGATATTGAAATCCCAACAGGAATCTGTAAAGATTTAACCGACAAAGAGTTTGACAAAATGATTGACATCGCGTTGATGTTAGTTCCACTTTGGGAAAATGCGTTGGGCAAAAATTGGCAAGAAATCATTACACGTGAGAAGTTGAAGAATATGTATAAGAAAATGTGA
- a CDS encoding 1-acyl-sn-glycerol-3-phosphate acyltransferase, with protein MMRAIYKFIYFKLMGWKIKGEFSDEVKKCIVAVVPHTSWHDFFIGLMIRSITKKEINYVGKKELFKFPFGWYFRWTGGAPIDRTPGQNKVQAMAAVFDGKEEFRLTLAPEGTRKRVDELRTGFYYIAKEANVPITLVAFDFGKKEVKIDKPYYPTDDMEADFAYIYKFFEGVVGKVPEKSFRYNG; from the coding sequence ATGATGCGAGCAATTTACAAGTTTATCTATTTCAAACTCATGGGTTGGAAAATTAAAGGTGAATTTTCCGATGAAGTAAAAAAATGTATTGTTGCGGTTGTGCCGCACACAAGCTGGCACGATTTCTTTATTGGTTTAATGATTAGAAGCATCACTAAAAAAGAAATCAATTACGTTGGGAAAAAGGAATTATTTAAGTTTCCATTTGGTTGGTATTTTCGTTGGACAGGCGGCGCGCCAATTGACAGAACACCAGGACAAAACAAAGTGCAAGCAATGGCAGCTGTTTTTGATGGAAAAGAAGAATTCCGCTTAACATTAGCCCCAGAAGGAACCCGAAAACGCGTAGACGAATTGCGCACAGGATTCTACTATATTGCAAAAGAAGCAAATGTGCCAATTACGTTAGTTGCGTTCGATTTTGGCAAAAAAGAAGTCAAAATAGACAAACCATATTACCCAACAGACGACATGGAAGCTGACTTCGCATACATTTACAAATTCTTTGAAGGCGTAGTTGGGAAAGTTCCTGAAAAGAGTTTTCGGTACAATGGATAA
- the scpA gene encoding methylmalonyl-CoA mutase: protein MARKNLQHITLGNSAKAISTKNAESVFTTAEDIEVKATYSEADMQDVKHLDFVAGLAPNLRGPYSTMFVRRPWTIRQYAGFSTAEDSNAFYRRNLAAGQKGLSVAFDLATHRGYDSDHERVVGDVGKAGVAIDSVEDMKILFDQIPLDKMSVSMTMNGAVLPIMAFYIVAAEEQGVDPKHLAGTIQNDILKEFMVRNTYIYPPSPSMKIISDIFEYTSEHMPKFNSISISGYHMQEAGATCDIELAYTLADGLEYIRKGLAAGMDIDTFAPRLSFFWAIGMNHFMEIAKLRAARMLWAKLVKQFNPKNQKSLSLRTHCQTSGWSLTEQDPFNNVARTCIEASAAAFGGTQSLHTNALDEAIALPTDFSARIARNTQIYLQEETKITKTVDPWAGSYYVEKLTHEIANKAMKLIEEVEELGGMTKAIEAGIPKMRIEEAAARKQARIDSGQDVIVGVNKYRLEKEDPLHILEVDNQTVRTAQLARLATLKENRNATEVTEALEKLTAAGKSGNENLLTLAVDAARKRATLGEISDALEAVFGRYKAQIKSFSGVYSKEIKDDSSFKKAKELAAKFAELEGRQPRIMIAKMGQDGHDRGAKVVATGYADVGFDVDIGPLFQTPAEAAKQAMENDVHILGVSSLAAGHKTLVPQVIAELKKYGREDIMVIVGGVIPHQDYQFLFDAGAVAVFGPGTKISEAAIQLLEILINEE, encoded by the coding sequence ATGGCTAGAAAAAATCTTCAACATATCACTTTAGGAAATTCAGCGAAAGCGATTTCAACAAAAAACGCAGAAAGTGTATTTACAACTGCGGAAGACATTGAAGTAAAAGCAACGTACAGCGAAGCAGATATGCAAGACGTAAAACACTTGGATTTTGTAGCTGGACTTGCGCCAAATCTTCGTGGACCATATTCAACAATGTTTGTTCGCCGACCTTGGACAATTCGCCAATATGCAGGATTTTCTACCGCAGAAGATAGTAATGCCTTTTACAGAAGAAACTTAGCCGCAGGACAAAAAGGGTTATCAGTTGCATTCGATTTGGCAACACATCGTGGTTATGACAGCGATCATGAACGCGTAGTTGGTGATGTTGGAAAAGCGGGCGTTGCCATTGATTCTGTGGAAGATATGAAGATTCTTTTTGATCAAATTCCATTGGATAAAATGTCGGTTTCCATGACCATGAACGGCGCAGTTTTGCCAATTATGGCGTTTTATATTGTCGCTGCAGAAGAACAAGGCGTAGATCCGAAACACTTAGCAGGAACGATTCAGAATGATATTTTAAAAGAATTTATGGTGCGGAATACGTACATTTATCCGCCATCGCCATCAATGAAAATCATTTCTGATATTTTTGAATATACATCGGAACACATGCCGAAATTTAACAGCATTAGCATTTCTGGTTATCACATGCAAGAAGCTGGCGCAACCTGCGATATTGAACTCGCATATACGTTAGCAGATGGTTTGGAATACATCCGAAAAGGTTTAGCTGCCGGAATGGACATTGACACCTTTGCGCCTCGCCTCTCTTTCTTCTGGGCAATTGGTATGAATCATTTTATGGAAATTGCAAAGTTGAGAGCTGCCAGAATGTTGTGGGCAAAACTCGTGAAACAATTCAACCCAAAAAATCAAAAATCATTATCTCTTCGTACACATTGTCAAACAAGTGGTTGGAGTCTCACAGAGCAAGATCCGTTTAACAATGTAGCACGAACCTGTATTGAAGCTTCTGCTGCAGCATTTGGCGGAACGCAAAGTTTGCATACCAATGCCTTAGATGAAGCAATTGCATTACCAACTGATTTTTCTGCACGAATTGCGCGAAACACACAAATATATTTACAAGAAGAAACGAAGATTACGAAAACGGTTGATCCTTGGGCAGGAAGTTATTATGTTGAAAAACTGACGCATGAAATCGCAAATAAAGCGATGAAACTTATTGAAGAAGTGGAAGAATTAGGCGGAATGACCAAAGCAATTGAAGCAGGAATTCCGAAGATGCGAATTGAAGAAGCAGCAGCAAGAAAACAAGCACGAATAGATTCTGGACAAGATGTCATTGTTGGTGTAAATAAATACAGACTCGAAAAAGAAGATCCTTTACATATTTTAGAAGTAGACAATCAAACCGTTCGAACTGCGCAATTGGCGCGTTTGGCAACATTGAAAGAGAACCGAAACGCTACGGAAGTTACGGAAGCGTTGGAGAAATTGACAGCAGCAGGGAAATCTGGGAATGAAAACTTACTTACGTTGGCAGTAGACGCAGCACGAAAAAGAGCAACATTAGGAGAAATCTCAGATGCACTAGAAGCTGTTTTCGGAAGATATAAAGCACAAATAAAATCATTTTCAGGCGTGTATAGCAAAGAAATAAAAGACGATAGTTCGTTTAAAAAAGCAAAAGAATTGGCAGCCAAATTTGCCGAATTAGAAGGTCGTCAACCGCGAATTATGATTGCAAAGATGGGACAAGACGGACATGATAGAGGCGCAAAAGTTGTTGCCACAGGTTATGCCGATGTTGGTTTTGACGTAGATATTGGACCATTATTCCAAACGCCTGCGGAAGCGGCAAAGCAAGCCATGGAAAACGATGTTCACATTTTAGGCGTTTCTTCATTAGCGGCTGGACACAAAACCTTAGTTCCGCAAGTAATTGCTGAGTTAAAAAAGTACGGGCGCGAAGATATTATGGTAATTGTTGGTGGCGTAATTCCGCATCAAGATTATCAATTTTTATTTGATGCTGGCGCAGTTGCCGTGTTTGGTCCTGGAACAAAAATTAGCGAAGCGGCGATTCAGTTATTGGAGATTTTGATTAATGAAGAATAA
- a CDS encoding methylmalonyl-CoA mutase subunit beta, whose product MSKSLFDEFDPVSAAQWKQKIQVDLKGADYNQTLITATQEGIDITPFYHSETFGNIVPIATQTTNWKISQRVVVTDANEANTEIKDILERGAESVVLIISNTAISIKTLLKDIDVQNVPIHVEMEFLSVDYCTTISAFAKEHTASITIGVDIIGNLASTGNWFENTTKDHEALENIMTLEGFRSSVTIHVDTYQNAGATMVQQLAYALSHANEYLNHFGSKITNKITFNVSVGTHYFFEIAKLRALRHLWSILAKEYNLDQNCIIIASPSKRNKTLYDYNVNMLRTTTECMSAVLGGADFVYNLPYDSLYHKANEFGDRISRNQLRILKDESYFDKTNNPTEGAYYIENITNQLAEKALILFKDIEASGGFLKQLKAETIYRKIKESAEKEQALFDEGKEVLLGTNKYPNSEDRMKHDLEIEPFSKNEVKKVAIIPISLRRLATKLEKERLKQE is encoded by the coding sequence ATGAGCAAGTCACTATTTGACGAATTTGACCCTGTTTCTGCTGCGCAATGGAAACAAAAAATACAAGTCGATCTAAAAGGTGCTGACTACAATCAGACATTAATTACGGCTACGCAAGAAGGAATTGACATTACGCCATTTTACCACAGTGAAACGTTTGGAAATATCGTACCAATTGCAACGCAAACTACGAATTGGAAAATATCGCAACGCGTTGTTGTGACTGATGCCAACGAAGCAAACACCGAAATAAAAGACATCCTAGAAAGAGGCGCAGAAAGTGTTGTGCTCATTATCTCAAACACAGCCATTTCTATCAAAACACTTCTAAAAGATATTGACGTTCAAAATGTTCCTATTCATGTAGAAATGGAATTCTTGTCTGTGGATTATTGTACTACTATTTCCGCTTTTGCGAAAGAACACACAGCAAGTATCACGATTGGAGTTGATATCATAGGAAATTTGGCTTCCACAGGAAATTGGTTTGAAAATACTACGAAAGATCATGAAGCGTTAGAAAATATTATGACGCTAGAAGGTTTCCGAAGTTCGGTAACGATTCACGTTGACACATATCAAAACGCAGGCGCAACAATGGTGCAACAATTGGCGTACGCACTTTCACACGCAAACGAATACTTGAATCATTTTGGTTCAAAAATTACGAACAAAATTACGTTCAATGTTTCGGTTGGAACTCACTATTTCTTTGAAATTGCCAAACTCAGAGCATTACGTCACTTATGGAGTATTTTGGCGAAAGAATATAATTTAGATCAAAATTGTATCATAATTGCTTCACCTTCAAAACGTAACAAAACGTTGTATGATTACAATGTAAACATGTTGCGAACCACGACAGAATGCATGAGCGCAGTTTTAGGTGGCGCAGATTTTGTGTATAATTTACCATACGATTCATTATATCATAAAGCAAACGAATTTGGAGATAGAATTTCTCGAAATCAACTCAGAATCTTAAAAGATGAAAGTTATTTTGACAAAACGAACAATCCGACAGAAGGTGCATATTACATAGAAAATATCACGAATCAACTTGCAGAAAAAGCATTGATTCTATTTAAAGACATAGAAGCTTCTGGCGGTTTCTTAAAGCAATTAAAAGCAGAAACTATCTATCGAAAGATAAAAGAAAGTGCCGAAAAAGAACAAGCTTTATTTGATGAAGGGAAAGAAGTTTTACTCGGAACTAACAAATATCCAAACTCGGAAGATCGTATGAAACACGATTTGGAAATAGAACCTTTTTCAAAAAATGAAGTGAAAAAAGTAGCAATCATTCCTATTAGTTTAAGACGTTTAGCAACGAAATTAGAAAAAGAACGCCTCAAGCAAGAGTAA
- a CDS encoding FtsB family cell division protein — protein MNLNKLKNIYIIISAIFILWMLFLDANSWFSTHGELNRQIELLEKQKENLQLEITKDRENIKKFSSMEELEKFARERYFMKKENEEIYIIEYADSLKIKNE, from the coding sequence ATGAATCTAAACAAGCTCAAAAATATATACATCATTATCTCCGCCATATTTATCTTATGGATGCTATTTTTAGATGCAAACTCTTGGTTTTCGACACACGGAGAACTCAATAGACAAATTGAACTTTTAGAAAAACAGAAAGAAAATCTTCAACTCGAAATCACAAAAGATCGTGAAAATATCAAAAAATTCTCAAGTATGGAAGAATTGGAGAAATTTGCACGCGAACGCTATTTCATGAAAAAAGAAAACGAAGAAATCTACATCATAGAATACGCAGATAGCCTAAAAATAAAAAACGAATGA
- the udk gene encoding uridine kinase: MLIIGIGGGTGSGKTTVVNEIIKQLPENEVGVISQDSYYNDTSHLNYEQRTKINFDHPRSIDFDLLCKHLKELKKGNEIDQPVYSFVKHNRTGDTIHTLPRKVMIVEGILILTNAELREMCDIKIFVHADSDERLIRRIKRDITQRGRDINEVLSRYQSTLKPMHTQFIEPTKEFADIIIPNNRYNTVAVDIVRTIITERLT; this comes from the coding sequence ATGCTCATTATTGGTATTGGCGGAGGAACTGGAAGTGGAAAAACCACCGTAGTAAACGAAATTATAAAACAATTGCCCGAAAATGAAGTTGGAGTCATCTCGCAAGATTCCTACTATAACGATACTTCACACCTAAATTATGAGCAACGTACAAAAATTAACTTCGATCATCCGCGATCAATTGACTTCGATTTATTGTGCAAACATTTAAAAGAATTAAAAAAAGGAAATGAAATCGATCAACCTGTATATTCGTTTGTAAAACACAATCGTACAGGCGATACAATTCATACGCTTCCGCGAAAAGTAATGATTGTAGAAGGAATTCTAATTCTAACAAATGCGGAACTTCGTGAAATGTGCGACATTAAAATCTTTGTACATGCCGATTCTGACGAACGTCTCATCCGAAGAATAAAACGAGATATTACACAACGTGGACGCGATATCAACGAAGTATTAAGCAGATATCAATCAACGCTAAAGCCAATGCACACGCAGTTTATTGAGCCAACAAAAGAATTTGCAGACATCATAATTCCAAACAATCGCTACAACACAGTCGCCGTTGATATTGTACGCACAATTATTACCGAACGATTAACCTAA
- a CDS encoding polymorphic toxin type 23 domain-containing protein, whose translation MKYVRIGLAIYFLLLYTNRTIAQNDFSNSNSDITYGVSTKVNIEFSNVSGPAFKFSLTGGIGYDIENVFLPTVHTGILLFNSNSVGADQSKKWYNMQAHFFINTTATARLDKRDFGYFERNVPLYHFADFTANPLQNPYKTSVSYGLNWIFVQDKKQQRTGFFNLNVMGRAQISYYNDGGPILGWAGDNRDRYYTGGVTISYHGDITDLIDLVELSYHKYTGYQKHAFDVADHLQIDFLNYQDTKQFAFNQQRWRLNFSNLENGFGGSVSIYNKGNLDLQDFLHFNTNVPYHPDYYQGYRWMIGARYEYNHTKF comes from the coding sequence ATGAAATACGTACGAATTGGTCTTGCTATTTATTTTCTTCTGTTATATACGAATCGTACAATTGCTCAGAATGATTTTTCAAATTCAAACTCAGATATTACCTATGGTGTTTCCACGAAAGTGAATATTGAATTTAGCAATGTAAGTGGTCCTGCGTTTAAGTTTAGTTTGACAGGCGGAATTGGGTACGATATTGAAAATGTTTTTTTACCAACAGTTCATACAGGAATTCTTCTGTTTAATAGTAATAGCGTTGGAGCAGATCAAAGTAAAAAATGGTATAATATGCAAGCGCATTTTTTTATAAATACAACTGCAACTGCGCGTTTGGATAAAAGAGATTTTGGCTATTTTGAAAGAAATGTTCCTTTGTATCATTTTGCCGATTTTACAGCAAATCCGCTTCAAAATCCATATAAAACGTCTGTCAGTTACGGATTGAACTGGATTTTTGTCCAAGATAAAAAACAACAGCGCACAGGATTTTTCAATTTGAATGTAATGGGGAGAGCGCAGATTAGTTATTATAATGACGGCGGACCAATTTTAGGTTGGGCAGGCGATAATAGAGATCGATATTACACTGGCGGCGTTACTATAAGTTATCACGGAGATATAACCGATCTTATTGACCTTGTAGAACTTAGTTATCATAAATATACAGGATATCAAAAACATGCTTTTGATGTGGCAGATCATTTGCAAATTGACTTTTTGAATTATCAGGATACCAAACAGTTTGCTTTTAACCAACAGCGATGGCGACTTAATTTTTCTAATTTAGAAAATGGTTTTGGCGGAAGTGTTTCAATTTATAATAAAGGAAATTTAGACCTTCAAGATTTTTTACATTTTAATACGAACGTTCCGTATCATCCAGATTATTATCAAGGATATCGTTGGATGATTGGTGCTAGATACGAATACAATCATACAAAATTTTAG